In Plasmodium relictum strain SGS1 genome assembly, chromosome: 7, the genomic stretch TTTAGgattctttaattttatattgttGTACTTAATTTGGTTTGAATGGATTTGCTCCGTTTGAATATCATGAATatctttttcaaaatttaatttacGATCATATGAATTTAAGCAAGATTTATTtctatcataattttttgaatGTGTTTGGATATTACTAATTAATtgtaattcatttaaattgatatatttttttaatttgttattCCACATTAAATCATCAAAAgaaattgtatttttttttcttgattCACATGAAGAAAtacttcttttaatttttaaattagtattttttttctgattctgaaaaaatttttctaaattaaaatCAAAAGGATTGCCaaataaaacattaaaattttttttttttattaactttgataattctatatttttttttaagtttaaatatttattaacttTTAATCTGTTTTCAATGTTAATTAAAACCTTTAGATCATCTGATACAATATCATTGAAATAATCTAACCACATTTTAGTCTTTTGCCCTTTAtccttattttcattttcatctttaCCTTGTACTTTGATGACACGAGAACAAAAacctatttcttttttattttctaatattttacttaatttagacatttttataatattttttttttttttttttattttttctaatattaattttaatctCAAACGAAAAAAAAGACACAAAATTAAGAATAACAATATATAAATCTATAAGCTAATaagattttaatttattttatttttttatatactattttatatatattttatttttttttaattttttatatttatgcatTTTAAGTGCtcatttattatatcttctttttttatatggaAAAAACTTTCGTAAGAAATCAATTATATAaagtaatttatatattataatatatatatattagttcatttttattttgtttagatgctaatttttatttattttcatttcttttttttttttttcctatagGTATCTTATAAGAACCTTAAGTGGAAAATAGATAATATAATCTCAATGTTtcacatttttataaaaaaaaaaaaggtgataatatttttaattaataatgcTACTATAATCATAACATcaaattagaaaaaagaaaatttcaatatattttttgaaaaattatttatgtaattatAAGTCCaaatttgctttttttttattcttgtaccaaaataacaaaattattaaaaaaaaaaaagaatagaTTATATTTTATCAACTATAAAATTTgtacttttatatttctttaatcaataaaaacaatgcccactttttttttcttttttctatttttgaatttttctaaaaattgaAAACTTTCTAATCTTCAATATATCAAAAAGACaaaattgaaataataaattatctatttaatattaattattattataaattgaTACTTAAGAGAtatagaaatagaaaaaataaaaaaaaaaagtaaaaaaaattaaactaaatattaaaaggaacataaaatttacaactcgtgtatattttttcttaatttaaaaaaaaaatttattctttcttattttttattttttagtgAACAGAATACAgatataaatgtaaaatatcaaaaaaaaaaaaaaaaaaaaagtaaaattttgaaacaaaaataaaaattagatgtaaatttaaaagattattaagatgaaaagaaaaacagatatattaaaaattcttaatattatttcaatcagctcttttttttttttttaaattaaaatgtttCTTATTTCTTGAGCAAATGTATAAAGATTTCTTGTAAAATTTtcctaataaaaaataaaatataaagaattgaaataattgaatatatatgtatatatatttataataaatacaatttaaaaaaaaaaaaacaaaaaaactatgaaatattttttactcTATTGCTTGGAGCTAAATTTGATTCAATATGATCCATCAATTTACAAAAACTGTGTCTTAatctaaaataataataaaaaaaaaaaatttatataaattttttttttctttttcttaattttttttccattttaacttttattacttttgttttttttcttcacttTGTTGAGAAATTAATTGCTCTTGAATTTTGAAATACCCTTGAGCATCTAGCAAGATTAACCCTAATAATGGTTGAGACATACTCCATGTACTACCAAAATCacctattaaaaataaaaagtatatatttgcatatatatacaagaaattcaaagaaaaagaaggatcttattttaatttaatgtaaatattttttttaatttttctttttttaaccTCCTAATATTAAATGAAACATTAAATTTAGTACTTCTTTAAGAGCTTGTGGCTGACTTtccaaaaaattttttattatctacaaaaaaaaaaaaaaatattaaatatgtaTCAAAATTTGTGTTTATGCATGTATATACTATTATTAATACtgaaaataacttttttttttttttatgtattttacTTGTCCTTGTTCAGTAGAACTCTTTCTATtcgtaaaaatatatgtaactATATTATCCAAAATAGAGCAGCATGTCATTGATACTGTGTAATCAAAAGAGCATAATCCTTCTTTTACATTATGAATAATGTCAGCTATAAGTTCAAAttctaaatttaaaattctttgaaaaaaatttttggtAACTAAATCTAAGAATGAAAAATAAGGTTTTAAATGTTTGATATAAGATAACAAATCATTAGTAGGAATAACTAAACACATGTTTAACGCTAAATTTAAAGAGTTGTTTAATATATCATCATTATATAAATCAAAAATAGcaaaattaacaaaatcaCCATTTAAACAGTTATTAaacatatttaataaaagagatattattttatatttctctttgtatatatctaaaaatttttctttttgtaataaattgttagaaattataattaatatgtTGGAAACcactttaaataataaaattccATTAGGAGAGGATTTAGGAAAGGTTATTCTTTGAGATTTGTTATATACAAATTCACAcataaatttaagaaaagGAACACAAATCTCATAAGAATCCCATATTACGTCAACTAGAGATGTTAGTATATTCATCTGATTATCTTCTAATGGATGGCTGTTTATAAAGAAATTgaaaaacatattataagTTTCTACATTATTACAAGCCATGCATATACCTCTTAAATCTCTTAAAGCACCAATAAATGttaatttaatttcattattttttaaaattatatccTTTCCATTTATATTGATTTCTCTCTTAATACATTCTAACAAGTTATTAATTGgagatatatatttttcaaaagatGAAGACATTAAATTTTGCTCCATGAATAACAATTttgttaatattaaataataattagttctatatttataatatttagaAATCTCTAAAAATTTACTATTTCTATTATGTAAcagttttaatattttttcattctttAAAAGTAGCCTTGCGAATACAATTAATTTAGGTGTTTTATCTTCTAAGCATATAATATTCATTCCTGAAACTAGATCATGGAACAAATCTAagcttcttttaattatttgtTCATATTCTACTCTATTATTTAggttaaataatattttgctAATAATTAATTCTATTAAAGGGTCATTGCTTTCTTCATCATTTTGATTGCTAattaaagaagaagaaaCAAAGCTATTCATATTGTTGTTTAACATATTAGTTGCATTATTTGTATTTGTAGATGGAAAAGATAaattagtattattattattaaatgaagaattattaaaattattaatgcTTGATAATTGCAAaggattattattattattattagaatAAGAGGAATTATCAGATATAATTTTTAGGGCAACAGACTTCAtctcttttaaaaaattattgtttttttttccgCTAATGtaaacttttttaaataattctaaaCAATTTAAATAAGCAAATTCTAAATATTCAAAAACTTCCATTGATTTATTTGTTTGATCCATTAAtgaaaaaactaaaaaacataattccgaatttattttaaaattgttGCAATTGACGCTTTTCATATTAGAAACAGCGCTACTTGAAATTATAGAAGCAATAATAAATACTAGCCATGTAGTTTGCTCAATAAATATTGACTTACTAATAAGATTATTTTCATgactattttttaattcataaaaaatagacAATAATTTTGCAccaataaaattatattgtaATTTAGATAAATTAGATATCAATTCCAACTGTTCACTTCTTAGCACATCATTATATAAAGGGTTTTCTATATCACAATTTTCTCCTTTTTCACATATATACTTAGCTAATTCTAATCTActatttataaaaacaataGTTATATCGTAAATGTAATCGcaaataattaaatactTGTTATCTATATCATTACTATTAAAGTTATTAGagatactattttttttcacaaaaatatttttattacttaaaaCATCTTTGAGCAATTCTTTCTCATCAGTtctattattaatttcttttataactTTTGCAGGAATTATATTTAGCATATTACTCCATATGCCTAATAAATAATGCTTGCTATTACACAAATATTTCCAATTTTTCATTCCATCCattgtaaataaatatatattgtgACACCATGTGAGAAAATTAGAATAAGTGCTTAATTCTTGTAACCTAACACTTGTGTCTATTTTACCAATTAATCTACATAATTCATGGAAACAATCTTCATCATATAagccaatttttttttcaataattttattaattccaCTTAAAAATTCATTCATATAAcgtattttttgtttttcatttgaaaaaaaagtttttctTAAACTTCCAAGTAATATTAATGATCTTAAGCAATATTTTCCACAACAATTTCTTATATCTTCTTCTTCTGACATGCATATCTCATAcatatcaaaaaataatttggGAATATTTTTCTCGTTAAATATATCCCAAGATTGAGGTATcattaaag encodes the following:
- a CDS encoding Ran-binding protein, putative, which produces MSESELQQLQVLCEAMYCGNKEEQNQAHTILLPLVNNVGNVSKLKNILGSTNHVHTLIFTTSGLLQLITNEWNKIEQKEKDELKEFVISYLYNKGVDLLNLSTNILGNFVRLYVRIVKLSWLENTNYALITKQVEYFLNSITSHWIIGLYIYAELIEDMHPQCGVNSAKSRRCAISFRDYVLKDIFKVGIETLEEFVKGSIRIELRIEENRLLIKVLELIYNSLSFDFMGTMINDESSDENISLMIPQSWDIFNEKNIPKLFFDMYEICMSEEEDIRNCCGKYCLRSLILLGSLRKTFFSNEKQKIRYMNEFLSGINKIIEKKIGLYDEDCFHELCRLIGKIDTSVRLQELSTYSNFLTWCHNIYLFTMDGMKNWKYLCNSKHYLLGIWSNMLNIIPAKVIKEINNRTDEKELLKDVLSNKNIFVKKNSISNNFNSNDIDNKYLIICDYIYDITIVFINSRLELAKYICEKGENCDIENPLYNDVLRSEQLELISNLSKLQYNFIGAKLLSIFYELKNSHENNLISKSIFIEQTTWLVFIIASIISSSAVSNMKSVNCNNFKINSELCFLVFSLMDQTNKSMEVFEYLEFAYLNCLELFKKVYISGKKNNNFLKEMKSVALKIISDNSSYSNNNNNNPLQLSSINNFNNSSFNNNNTNLSFPSTNTNNATNMLNNNMNSFVSSSLISNQNDEESNDPLIELIISKILFNLNNRVEYEQIIKRSLDLFHDLVSGMNIICLEDKTPKLIVFARLLLKNEKILKLLHNRNSKFLEISKYYKYRTNYYLILTKLLFMEQNLMSSSFEKYISPINNLLECIKREININGKDIILKNNEIKLTFIGALRDLRGICMACNNVETYNMFFNFFINSHPLEDNQMNILTSLVDVIWDSYEICVPFLKFMCEFVYNKSQRITFPKSSPNGILLFKVVSNILIIISNNLLQKEKFLDIYKEKYKIISLLLNMFNNCLNGDFVNFAIFDLYNDDILNNSLNLALNMCLVIPTNDLLSYIKHLKPYFSFLDLVTKNFFQRILNLEFELIADIIHNVKEGLCSFDYTVSMTCCSILDNIVTYIFTNRKSSTEQGQIIKNFLESQPQALKEVLNLMFHLILGGDFGSTWSMSQPLLGLILLDAQGYFKIQEQLISQQSEEKKQKLRHSFCKLMDHIESNLAPSNRENFTRNLYTFAQEIRNILI